Proteins encoded by one window of Molothrus ater isolate BHLD 08-10-18 breed brown headed cowbird chromosome 12, BPBGC_Mater_1.1, whole genome shotgun sequence:
- the SALL1 gene encoding sal-like protein 1 yields MSRRKQAKPQHFQSDPDLALLSQRNGDTEKGQANRTTKNKDAHVCGRCCAEFFELSDLLQHKKNCTKNQLVLIVNENPASPSETFPPSSPSDNPDEQMNDTVNNTDQVDCSDLSEHNKLDREESMDVEASSINNSSSSSKSVINSITSSNSSTMGTSAVTTSLPHIGDLTTLGNFSVINSNVIIENLQSTKVAVAQFSQEARCNGASSTKLAVPALMEQLLALQQQQIHQLQLIEQIRHQILLLATQNTDMPTSSSPSQGTLRTSANPLSTLSSHLSQQLAAAAGLAQSLASQSASISGVKQLPPIQLPQSNPGNTLIPSNSGSSPNINILAAAVTTPSSEKVASTLGGSQLTNPPVSASSSPAFAISSLLSPASNPLLPQPTPSNSVFSSPLSNIGTPAEDLNSLTALAQQRKSKPPNVTAFEAKSNSDEAFFKHKCRFCAKVFGSDSALQIHLRSHTGERPFKCNICGNRFSTKGNLKVHFQRHKEKYPHIQMNPYPVPEHLDNIPTSTGIPYGMSIPPEKPVTSWLDSKPVLSTLTTSVGLPLPPTIPSLTPFIKTEEPQPIPISHPSASPPCSVKSDSGTADPTSKISNGLSDEVEAGALPTSNGKTEENPQNSSTITNMSSSVSSPAADSGSSGVATFTNPLMPLMSEQFKAKFPFGGLLDSTPASETSKLQQLVENIDKKATDPNECIICHRVLSCQSALKMHYRTHTGERPFKCKICGRAFTTKGNLKTHYSVHRAMPPLRVQHSCPICQKKFTNAVVLQQHIRMHMGGQIPNTPVTENYPESMESDTGSFDDKNFDDIDNFSDENMEDCPDSSVPDTPKSVDASQDSLSSSPLPLEMSSIAALENQMKMINAGLAEQLQASLKSVENGSVEGDVLTNDSSSVGGDMESQSAGSPAVSESTSSMQALSPSNSTNDYHKSPSIEEKPLRALPSEFANGLSPTPANSGALDLTSSNTDKMIKEESLSMLFPFRDRGKFKNTACDICGKTFACQSALDIHYRSHTKERPFICTVCNRGFSTKGNLKQHMLTHQMRDLPSQLFEPNSSIGPNQNSSVMPANTLSSLINTEVNGFVHGSPQDSKEASSGLVASGPLSSATSPVLLPALPRRTPKQHYCNTCGKTFSSSSALQIHERTHTGEKPFACTICGRAFTTKGNLKVHMGTHMWNSTPARRGRRLSVDGPMTFLGGNPVKFPEMFQKDLAARSGNGDPSSFWNQYAAALSNGLAMKTNEISVIQNGGIPPAPGGLGNGGSSPISGLTGSLEKLQNSEPNAPLAGLEKMASNENGTNFRFTRFVEDNKEIVTN; encoded by the exons ATGTCGCGGAGGAAGCAGGCGAAGCCTCAGCATTTCCAATCCGATCCCGATCTGGCCTTGTTATCCCAGCGAAATG GAGACACAGAAAAGGGTCAAGCAAATCGAACCACTAAGAACAAGGACGCCCATGTCTGTGGCAGGTGCTGTGCTGAGTTCTTTGAATTATCAGATCTCCTGCAACACAAGAAGAATTGTACTAAAAATCAATTAGTTTTAATTGTGAATGAAAATCCAGCTTCTCCTTCTGAAACCTTCCCTCCTAGTTCCCCTTCTGATAATCCTGATGAACAGATGAATGACACAGTTAATAACACAGATCAAGTAGACTGCAGTGACCTTTCAGAGCATAACAAACTTGACAGGGAAGAATCCATGGATGTGGAGGCTTCCAGCATTAACAATAGCAGTAGCAGTTCCAAGAGTGTCATCAATAGTATTACAAGCAGTAACAGCTCCACAATGGGTACCTCAGCTGTAACAACCTCTCTACCTCACATAGGGGATCTGACAACACTAGGCAACTTTTCAGTGATAAATAGTAATGTAATAATTGAAAACCTTCAGAGTACTAAAGTGGCAGTAGCACAGTTCTCACAGGAGGCAAGATGTAACGGGGCATCGAGCACTAAACtcgctgtccctgccctgatgGAGCAACTGTTGgcattgcagcagcagcagatccatCAGTTGCAACTGATTGAACAAATTCGTCACCAAATATTATTGTTGGCTACCCAAAATACAGACATGCCAACATCTTCTAGCCCTTCTCAAGGTACTTTACGAACATCTGCCAACCCCTTGTCCACATTAAGTTCCCATTTATcccagcagctggctgcagcagctggattAGCACAAAGCCTTGCTAGTCAATCTGCCAGCATCAGTGGTGTGAAACAGCTACCCCCTATACAGCTACCTCAGAGCAACCCTGGCAACACTCTAATTCCATCCAATAGTGGCTCTTCTCCAAATATTAACATATTGGCAGCAGCAGTTACAACACCGTCCTCAGAAAAAGTGGCTTCAACTCTTGGTGGCTCACAGCTCACCAACCCACCAGTATCAGCATCATCTTCACCAGCTTTTGCAATAAGCAGTTTATTAAGTCCTGCATCTAATCCACTTCTACCTCAGCCCACCCCTAGTAACTCTGTTTTCTCCAGTCCCTTGTCCAATATTGGAACACCTGCAGAGGATTTAAACTCCTTGACTGCCTTggcacagcaaagaaaaagcaagccACCAAATGTAACTGCATTTGAAGCAAAAAGTAATTCAGATGAGGCATTCTTTAAGCATAAATGCAGGTTCTGTGCTAAAGTGTTTGGGAGTGACAGTGCCTTGCAGATTCATTTGCGTTCTCACACTGGCGAGAGGCCATTCAAATGCAACATATGTGGAAACAGGTTCTCCACAAAGGGAAACTTAAAAGTCCACTTTCAGCGTCACAAAGAAAAATACCCCCATATTCAAATGAATCCGTACCCAGTGCCAGAGCATTTGGACAATATTCCTACAAGCACGGGTATTCCTTATGGGATGTCTATACCACCAGAGAAACCTGTCACGAGCTGGCTGGACAGCAAGCCAGTCCTCTCCACCCTAACAACTTCTGTTGGCCTGCCACTCCCACCAACAATTCCAAGCTTGACCCCATTCATCAAAACTGAGGAGCCTCAGCCGATTCCCATTAGCCATCCTTCTGCtagccctccctgctctgtcaaGAGTGACTCGGGAACAGCTGACCCCACATCAAAAATTTCCAATGGACTTTCTGATGAGGTAGAGGCTGGTGCGTTGCCTACCTCAAATGGCAAAACGGAAGAAAACCCTCAAAACTCAAGCACCATCACCAACATGAGCAGCTCCGTGAGCTCCCCGGCAGCAGACTCGGGCTCCAGCGGTGTGGCCACTTTTACAAACCCACTGATGCCTCTCATGTCAGAGCAATTTAAGGCAAAGTTTCCATTTGGAGGACTATTGGATTCAACGCCAGCATCTGAAACATCAAAATTGCAGCAGCTTGTAGAAAACATTGACAAAAAGGCAACTGATCCTAACGAGTGCATCATTTGCCATCGAGTTCTCAGTTGCCAGAGCGCACTGAAAATGCATTATCGCACCCATACTGGAGAGAGGCCATTCAAATGTAAAATCTGTGGTCGTGCTTTCACTACTAAGGGCAACTTAAAGACTCACTACAGTGTCCATCGTGCCATGCCCCCGCTGAGAGTGCAACATTCTTGCCCAATCTGCCAGAAAAAATTCACCAACGCTGTTGTGCTACAGCAGCATATCCGAATGCACATGGGAGGGCAGATCCCCAACACCCCGGTGACAGAAAACTATCCTGAGTCAATGGAATCAGATACGGGATCTTTTGATGATAAGAATTTTGATGATATAGACAACTTCTCAGATGAGAATATGGAAGACTGTCCTGACAGCAGCGTGCCAGATACACCTAAATCTGTGGATGCATCACAAGACAGCTTGTCttcttcccctctgcccctggaAATGTCAAGTAttgctgctctggaaaatcAGATGAAGATGATCAATGCAGGCCTTGCCGAACAACTTCAGGCAAGCCTGAAGTCAGTAGAAAATGGGTCAGTGGAAGGGGATGTTTTAACTAACGATTCGTCGTCTGTCGGTGGCGATATGGAAAGCCAAAGTGCTGGAAGCCCTGCTGTCTCAGAGTCTACCTCTTCCatgcaggccttgtccccatccAACAGCACTAATGATTACCACAAGTCACCAAGTATTGAAGAGAAACCATTAAGAGCTTTACCAAGTGAGTTTGCCAACGGTTTGTCTCCAACCCCTGCTAACAGTGGTGCTTTGGACTTGACGTCTAGTAACACTGATAAAATGATTAAAGAAGAGTCCCTGAGTATGCTCTTTCCTTTCAGAGATAGAGGTAAATTTAAAAACACTGCATGTGACATTTGTGGCAAAACATTTGCTTGTCAGAGTGCCTTGGACATTCATTACAGAAGTCATACCAAAGAGAGACCATTTATTTGCACAGTTTGCAATCGTGGCTTTTCCACAAAGGGTAATTTGAAGCAGCATATGTTGACACATCAAATGCGAGATCTACCATCACAGCTTTTTGAGCCCAACTCCAGCATCGGCCCCAATCAGAACTCTTCGGTGATGCCCGCGAACACTCTGTCATCGCTCATAAACACCGAGGTTAACGGCTTTGTGCATGGCTCTCCTCAGGACAGCAAAGAAGCCTCCTCTGGTCTAGTTGCTTCAGGGCCACTGTCCTCTGCCAcgtcccctgtgctgctccctgctctccccagaaGAACTCCAAAACAGCACTACTGCAACACGTGTGGGAAAACGTTTTCTTcttccagtgctctgcagatCCACGAAAGGACACACACTGGTGAGAAACCTTTTGCCTGCACTATATGTGGAAGAGCATTCACAACAAAAGGCAATCTGAAG gtTCACATGGGCACTCACATGTGGAACAGTACTCCTGCAAGACGAGGCAGACGACTTTCTGTAGATGGCCCCATGACATTCCTAGGAGGCAATCCTGTGAAGTTCCCAGAAATGTTTCAGAAGGATTTGGCTGCACGGTCAGGGAATGGAGACCCGTCCAGCTTCTGGAACCAGTATGCAGCTGCACTCTCCAATGGCTTGGCCATGAAGACCAACGAGATCTCGGTCATCCAGAATGGGGGCATCCCTCCAGCACCGGGGGGCCTGGGCAACGGTGGCAGCTCTCCCATCAGTGGCTTGACAGGAAGCCTGGAGAAGCTCCAGAATTCAGAACCCAACGCACCTCTAGCTGGTCTGGAGAAAATGGCAAGCAATGAAAATGGGACTAACTTCCGTTTCACGCGTTTCGTGGAGGACAACAAAGAAATTGTAACAAATTAG